The stretch of DNA CACCGTGAACCGAGTGCCCGCCGACCTGCGCGTCGATCACGAGACCATCCACAACGGCAGCGCCGCCTTCGTCACCGAGCGCGGCGACAGCGGCTTCTACGCCCGCTTCGCGGTACCCGAGCTTTCGCTGCTGCTCGACGAGATGGGGAATGGCGAGCTGCTGCGCCTGCGCATCATGCGCGGCGAGGACGACCCTTGGTTCATGATCTTCGGCCTGGAGGGGGCCGGCGAGGCGATCGCGCGCATGGAGCGCCTCTGCGGGCAGGTCGCGGACTGACCGCGTCGGCACGCGACCATGACCGGCTCCCCGGCCGGGGAGAGGAACCGAGGAGAACGACGTGGCCGAACTGCTGTTTCACCTGCGCAACGTGCCCGATGAGGAGGCCGAGGACGTTCGTCGACTGCTCGACGAGCACGGCATCGCGACCTTCGAGACCCGCGCCGGCTTCTGGGGGCTCGGCGTGGCCGCCATCTGGCTGAGCGATGACGACGAGAAGGAGCGGGCCCGCGCGCTGCTCGACGACTACCAGCAGACGCTCGGCGAGCGGGTGCGTCGCGAGCATGCCAGCCTGGTCGAGCGCGGCGAGGCCCCCACCCTGTGGCGACGCCTGAGGCGCCAGCCGATCCGCACGCTGCTGCTGGCCCTGCTGGTCATCGCGGTGCTCGCGATCACGCTGCTGCCCTTCCTGTGGCTGCACGACTGACGCTGTCTCTGGCATCTGTCCATGAACGACCCTGCCCCCGCCGGGCTCACCGACGGGGGCAGGGAGGGGAAGGCCAAGGGACGTCAGCGGCGCCCGGGCCGGCGGATCACTGGCGGATGAGGTAATCGAAGGCGCCGAGAGCGGCCTTGGACCCTTCGCCCATGGCGATGACGATCTGCTTGTAGGGCACCGTGGTCACGTCGCCGGCGGCGAAGATGCCCGGGACCGAGGTCATGCCGTGGGCGTCGACCACGATCTCGCCACGCTCGGAGAGCTCGATGGGCGAATCCTGCAGCCACTCGGTGTTGGGCACCAGGCCGATCTGCACGAAGACGCCTTCCAGGTCGACCTGGTGAAGCTCGCCGGTGGCACGCTCTTCAAAGGTCAGGCCGTTGACGCGCTTGCCGTCGCCGTTCACCTCGGTGGTGCGGGCGCCGAGGAGGATGTCGACGTTGGGCAGGCTCCGGAGCTTCTTCTGCAGCACCGCATCGGCGCGCAACTCGTCCATGAACTCGATCAGGGTCACGTGGCCCACGATGCCGGCCAGGTCGATGGCCGCCTCGACGCCGGAGTTGCCGCCACCGATCACCGCCACGCGCTTGCCCTTGAAGAGCGGGCCGTCGCAGTGGGGGCAGTAGGCCACGCCCTTGTTGCGATACTCGGCCTCGCCGGGCACGCCCATCTCGCGCCAGCGGGCGCCGGTGCCCAGCACCAGGGTCTTGGCGCGCAGGCTGGCGCCGGACTCGAACTGCACCTCGTGCTCGCCGCCGGGCCGGGTGGCCGGCACCAGCTTGACCGCACGCTGCAGGTTCATGATATCGACCTCGTACTCCTTGACGTGCTCCTCCAGGGCCGCGGCCAGCTTGGGCCCCTCGGTGCGGGGCACGGAGATGAGGTTCTCGATCCCCATGGTGTCGAGGACCTGGCCGCCGAAGCGCTCCGCGGCCACGCCGGTGCGGATGCCCTTGCGCGCGGCATAGACGGCCGCCGCGGCGCCGGCGGGCCCGCCGCCGATCATCAGGGTATCGAAGGCGTCCTTCTCGTTGAGCTTCGCGGCCTCGCGGCTGGCGGCGCCGGTGTCCACCTTGGCGAGTATCTGCTCCAGGCCCATGCGGCCCTGGTCGAAGGGCTCGCCGTTGAGGTAGACGCTGGGCACCGACATGATCTCGCGCTGCTTCACCTCGTCCTGGAAGAGCGCGCCGTCGATGGCGACGTGGTGAACGTTCGGGTTGAAGATCGCCATCAGGTTCAGCGCCTGGACCACGTCCGGGCAGTTCTGGCAGGAGAGCGAGAAGTAGGTCTCGAAGCGCATCTCGCCCTCGAGGCTCCTGATCTGCTCGAGCACCTCGTCGGAGGCCTTGGGCGGATGGCCGCCGACCTGCAGCAGCGCCAGCACCAGCGAGGTGAACTCGTGACCCATGGGGATGCCGGCGAAGACCACGCCGGTCTCCTCGCCGGGCCGGTTCAGAGCGAAGGAGGGCGTGCGGGCATCCTGGCCGTCGAGCTTCAGGGTGATCTTGTCGGTCAGGCCGACGATGTCGGTCAACAGACCGTGCAGTTCCCTGGACTTGTCGCCGTCATCGAGGGACGCGACGATCTCGAACGGCTGAGTGACCTTTTCCAGATAGGCTTTGAGCTGGCTTTTCAGATTGTCGTCCAACATGACAGCGGCATTCCTTCATGTTCGGGTGTCGAGTGGGAGGAATGAGGAAGCAGAGACTTCCCGCGGGGAAAGCCCGGTTCGCTCATGCTTCCGGAATCAGGGCCCGGGCAGGGGATACCCGGGCGGGGACAGGCGAGGCCAGGGTCGGCCTCGCCGGCAGGGGCAGATCGCTTAGATCTTGCCGACCAGGTCCAGAGAGGGAGAGAGGGTCTCTTCGCCTTCTTCCCACTTGGCCGGGCAGACTTCGTTCGGGTTGGCGCGCACGTACTGGGCGGCCTTGACCTTGCGCAGCAGCTCCTCGGCGTTGCGGCCGATGTTGCCGGCGTTCAGCTCGATGATCTGGATCTTGCCGTCCGGGTCGACCACGAAGGTGCCGCGCTCGGCGATGCCCGCGTCCTCGATCAGCACCTCGAAGTTGCGCGAGATGGCGTGGGTCGGGTCGGCGACCATCGGGTACTGCAGCTTGTTGATGGTCTCGGAGCTGTCGTGCCAGGCCTTGTGGGTGAAGTGAGTGTCGGTGGAGACGCTGTAGATCTCGACGCCCAGCTTCTTGAACGCTTCGTAGTTGTCTGCCAGGTCACCCAGCTCGGTGGGGCAGACGAAGGTGAAGTCGGCCGGATAGAAGAAGAAGACGCTCCACTGGCCCTTCAGGTTCTCGTCGGACACGTCGACGAACTCGCCATTGTGGTAGGCAGTGGCGTTGAACGGCTTGACTTCGGTGTTCAGCAGGGACATTCGATGAAGCTCCTTTCGACTTTCGTTTAATGGGTTGGCGGCGATACGGGACACACGTTAGCCCACATCTCCCAATAGCGTAAATTGAATGGTGTCATGGATCTGATAATTCAACCCTATGGTGGAGGCGCGCCTCAGCCGATGCTGACCGCCTCGCCCTGCCGGTCGAAGGCCAGGAACTGTGAGATGTTGCCCATCTTCAGCGACTCCACCATGCGCTCGAGGTGCTGCTCGGCCCGGGCCTCGGCGTCCTGGCCGGCGAGGGCCGCCACGAAGACGATGTCCCAGTCGATGCCGGTCTCCCGGGACTCCGCCACCAGCGCCGCCATGTCGCCGAGCTCGTCGGGCGCCTTGTCGACGCAGAGGGCCGGGGTCAGCACGCCCCCCTCGCCCTGCTCGAAGCGGCGACGCTGCTCCTCGCTGGGATGGTCGGGCAGTTCGGCCCGGGTGAAGACGAACAGCAGGCGCTGCGGATCGGGCTGGGCGCGAGCCTCGTCCAGCAGATCGGCATAACAGGAAATGGCCACGGGGCCTCCTCAGGATCGCAATGACGGGTAACGGGCAGCGTAACGGCCCAGCCACCGGGGCGTGAAGGGGGGATCGCGACCCATGCGACCCAGATCAGTTTCCGGGCGGGCGTGCCCACCACGTCATCGTGATGATGGGTGACCGGCCATGCATCGGCCGGAGCGGCCACGGCTGACGTCGGGCGCAGGACGACGCCTGGCGTTCAATGCCGGTGATTGGGCGGCACGAGGCCGTGGCGATGCATGCGACGGTAGACGGTGGGTCGCGATACCCCGAGCCGCCGGGCCACCAGGCTGATGTTCCATCGCGCCTGCGTCAGCAGGTCATGCAGGGCCCGGCCGTCGGCGTCCTCGACCCGAGAGGGCGCCTGCTCAAGGAGGGAGGGGCCCCGGGGCACGTCGACCAGGCACTCCTCGGGCAGGTCATGGACGGTGATCTCGTCACCCTCGACGGTGGCCAGCGCGAAGTTCAGCGCATTCTTCAGCTGCCGGATGTTGCCCGGCCAGTGGTAGGCCAGCAGGGCGCTCATGGCATCGGCCCGCAGGCGAGCGGCGTGCGCCCTCTCGGCCACCAGGGCCTCATGGACGCTGCGGATCACGTAATGCCGGTCGGCCCGTTCCCGCAATGCCGGCAGCCTCAGCTGGGCACCGTTGAGCCGGTAGTAGAGATCCTCCCGGAAATGGCCGTCGCAGATCATCTGGCTGAGGTCACGGTGGGTGGCGGTGATCACCCGGATATCGACCTTCACCGGCTGCTCGGCGCCCAGCGGCATCACCTCGCGCTCGGCGAGCACCCGTAACAGCCGGGTCTGCAGGGACAGCGGCATGTCGCCGATCTCGTCCAGGAACAGTGTGCCGCCATCGGCCTGCTGGATCAGCCCTCGCATGCCCTTGCGTTGGCCACCGGTGAAGGCGCCGGGCAGATAGCCGAAGAGCTCGCTCTCGATCAGCGACTCGGGAATGGCGGCGCAGTTGACCGCGACGAAGGGGCCACTGGCGCGCGCACCGGTGTCGTGGAGCGCCCGCGCCAGCACTTCCTTGCCGGTCCCGGTCTCGCCGGTGATCAGCACGCTCACCTCTTCCTGGCGCAGCCGCCGCGCCAGCTTGAGCACCCGGTGCATGGCCGGGTCATCGGAGGCGAGTCGGTCCAGCGCCGGCACCGGCTCCGGCGCCGACGATGCCGGCAAGGCGCGAGAGGCGCCCCCTCGCACCCGCGGCTCGATCAGGGTGACGAAGCAGGTGGTATCGCTCGCGCGGGCACGAAAGGCCCGGATCTGGTCATCGCTGGCCGTGTGGATGCCCAGGAAGTCGCTGATGTCGCCGTCCATCAGCTCGGTGATCGAGGGGACCCGACCCGGCGACCAGGGCGGCCAGCGGTGAAGATGCGCCTTGATCAGGGCCCGCCCGAGGCCATTGGCCGCGATGATCGTACCGTCCTCCTCGATGGCGATCAGCCCCCGGCCATTGACGTGGACGAACTCGCGCGCCGTGTCATAGCGCAGGACCAGGCAATCGCGGTAGCGATGCAGGAAGTAGGCATCCTCGATCATCCGCGCGTAGAGGGTCACCAGTGAGAGGGCGAAGTTCTGACTCTCCTGGGAGCGGGGGGACTGCAGCGCCGAGATGTCGAGGACGGCCATCACGTCACCCTGCGGATCGGTGATCGGCGCCGCCGTGCAGGTCAGGCCGATGTGGGTCGCGTCGAAGTGCTCGCTCTGATGGCAGGTGATGGCCTGACCGTCATGGATGCTGGTGCCCACGGCACAGGTGCCGGCGTAGCGCTCGTCCCAGTCGGCCCCAAGATAGAGGCCCGCCTGGCGCAGCGCCCGGTCCTGCTCCCGCTGGCCGCGGAATTCCACGGTGATGCCGCGCCGGTCGGTCAGCAGCAGCACGTAGCCCAGCCGGGCCACCTGGGAAAAGAGCTGATCGACCCCCGCCCTGGCCACGTGCAGGAGCTCGTCCACCGGTTCCCGGTGATCCAGCATCGCCTGCTGGGTCAGTACGCGGACGGATCGGGGCCTGCCGGGATCCAGCCGGTACTCGTCCACGCAGCGCCGCCAGGAGCGCTGAATCACCTCACGGCACCCGGACAGGTCCACGTCACGGCCTTCACTGAGGTGGACCAGGGTATCGATGTGCTGGCGTTGTTCGGTCCGCAGGCGCATGTCGCTGCCTCCCGGCCCCGCATCGTCGAGGGAACCGCCGCGGGACGCTTGTTGTTGTCATTTGACCAGACTCAAGCCTATGCCGACGCGAACGAGAGTCAATCGCCCGGGTCTTCGCCCTTGGTCGTGGGCGTTACAGGTGTAACGAGTGTAACGCTCATGCTGCCATCGGGCATGACAGGTGGCACGCCCCTCGCCGCTCGGCGACGGCGGCCTCCCCCCTCGGCACCGGGGCCCGGCACCGCGAAAAGCCAGCCCTGTCAGGTCGTTACCCAGGAGAAAGCCCGCATGCCCCGATCCTGGCACGGATACTGCTGGGGACAGGGTGCACGCCATCCAACAACAAAGCGGAACCCGACAATGACAACACTCACGCCAACCCAACAGGTCAGCCAGTGGCTGGACGCCTTCGAGACCGCCCTGAGGGAGCGCGACATCCCGCAGGTCATGACGCTGTTCGACGACGACTGCTACTGGCGGGACCTGGTCGCCTTCACCTGGAACCTGAAGACGCTGGAGGGCAAGGACGAGATCCGGTCCATGCTCGACGCCACCCTCGCCGAGGCGCGTCCCGCGAACTGGCAGCTGGAGGGCGAGGCCAGCGAGGCCGACGGGGTGACCGAGGCCTGGTTCACCTTCGAGACGGGAGTGGCCCGGGGACGAGGCCTGCTGCGCCTGAAGGACGGCAGATGCTGGACGCTGCTGACCACCATGAGCGAGCTCAAGGACCATCCGGAGCCGCGTGGCAAGCATCGCCCCAAGGGGGCCGAGCACGGCGCCAACAAGCATCGCGAGACCTGGCTGGAAGCGCATCAGCGTGAGCAGGAAGAGCTCGGCTACACCCGCCAGCCCTACTGCGTGATCATCGGCGGCGGCCAGGGAGGCATCGGGCTGGCCGCCCGCCTGAAGCAGCTCGACGTGCCGACCATCGTGATCGAGAAGAACCCGCGCGCGGGCGACTCCTGGCGCAACCGCTACAAGTCGCTGTGCCTGCACGACCCGGTCTGGTACGACCACATGCCCTACATCCCCTTCCCCGAGAACTGGCCGGTCTTCGCCCCCAAGGACAAGGTCGGCGACTGGCTGGAGATGTACACCAAGGTGATGGAGCTCAACTACTGGAGCTCCACCGAGTGCGAGGGCGCCACCTACGATGAGGCGTCCGGAGAATGGACGGTGACCGTGAACCGCAACGGCGAGCGGGTGACGCTGCGGCCGAAGCAGCTGGTGCTGGCCACCGGCATGTCCGGGGTGCCGAACGTCCCGCACTTTGCCGGCGCCGAGACCTTCGAGGGCGAGCAGCAGCACTCCAGCCAGCACCCGGGGCCTGACGCCTACCGCGGCAAGAAGGTCGTCGTCGTGGGCGCCAACAACTCCGCCCACGACATCTGCGGGGCCCTCTGGGAGCACGACGCCGACGTGACCATGCTACAGCGCTCGTCGACCCACATCGTGAAGTCCGACTCGCTGATGGAGGAGGTCCTCGGCCCGCTCTATTCCGAGGAGGCGGTGCAGAACGGCATCACCCATGACAAGGCCGACCTGATCTTCGCCTCGATCCCCTACAAGGTGCTGCCTGACATTCAGAAGCCGGCGTTCGACGCCATTCGCAAGCGGGATGCCGACTTCTACCAGCGGCTGGAGGACGCCGGCTTCATGCTGGACTTCGGCGCGGACGACTCCGGGCTGTTCCTGAAGTACCTGCGGCGGGGGTCCGGCTACTACATCGACGTGGGTGCCAGCGACCTGGTGGCCAACGGCGAGGTCAAGCTGCGCAGCGGCGTCAGCATCGAGCGGATCAATCCGCGCTCGGTGACGCTGACCGACGGCTCCGAGCTCCCTGCCGACCTCATCGTCTACGCCACCGGCTACGGCTCCATGAACGGCTGGGCGGCCCGTATCATCTCCCAGGAGGTGGCCGACAAGGTCGGCAAGTGCTGGGGGCTGGGCTCCGACACCCCCAAGGACCCGGGCCCCTGGGAGGGCGAACTGCGCAACATGTGGAAGCCCACCCAGCAGGAGGCACTGTGGTTCCACGGCGGCAACCTGCACCAGTCTCGCCACTACTCGCAGTACCTGGCACTGCAGCTCAAGGCGCGCCAGGAAGACATCCCGACCCCGGTGTACGGCCTGCAGGAAGTCCACCACCTGTCGTGATCCATCCTTGACGCTGCCGGCAAGCCAGGCTTGCCGGCACCTTTCCGCTTCATGGGAGCAGACCCTATGCAACTGAATGGCAAGAAGGCCCTGGTCACCGGCGGTGGTCGCGGCATCGGTCAGGGCATCGCCCTGGCACTGGCACGGGCCGGGGCAGACGTGGCCGTCGCGGACCTGGATATCGACATCGCCAGGGAAACGGCCAGCAAGGTCGAGGCACTGGGCCGGCAAAGCCTGGCCCTGGAGGTCGATGTGGCAGAGACCGGCTCGATCGCCCGGATGGTCGATGACGCGACGGCCGCCTTCGGCCACGTCGATATCGCCGTCAACAATGCAGGCATCATCAGCATCAAGTCGGTCGCCGAGCTCTCGGCCGAGGACTGGGACCAGATCATGGCGGTCAACGCCAGGGGGGTATTCCTTTGCACCCAGGCTGAACTGCGGGTGATGCGTCCGAGACGCTTCGGCCGGATCATCAACGTCGCCTCGATCGCGGGCAAGGTGGGCTTCCCGGACCTGTCCCACTACTCGGCATCGAAGTTTGCCGTCATCGGCTTCACCAATGCCGTGGCCAAGGAAGTCGCGGCGGAAGGGGTGACCGTGAACGCGCTGTGCCCGGGCATTGTCGGCACCGGGATGTGGCGAGGCGAAGAGGGACTGTCGGGACGCTGGCGCCAGGAGGGAGAGAGCGAGGAGGCATCATGGGAGCGTCACCAGAAGACGCTGCTGCCACAGGGGGTGGCCCAGACCCCTGAGGACATGGGCCAGCTGGCCGTCTATCTCGCCTGTGCGGAGCACGTGACGGGGCAGGCCATTGCCGTCGATGGCGGCTTTTCGCTGTGAGCGACAGGCCTCGATGACCCTCCCTCGATAACCCTCGGTCGGCCGTCCGAGGTCGTGTGAGAACGACGATCGCGGTGCGTCCTGCAGGCTGCAGGGCGCACCGCTCCAGCGGAAGGGCCACGTCCCGCGCCAGTGCCAGACACAGGCGATCCCGCAGCCTGGCCACCACCTCCGGATAGTTGGCCGGTCCTTCTACGTGTCGGTGGCCGGGCGCAGGCGCTGTTCCAGCCGCCGCTCGTAGAGCCCCTTGGTCACCAGGGTACCCAGGACCAGCCCTCCCCCGACCAGGGCGATCGGCGCCGGGGTCTCACCCAGCAGTCCCCAGGCCCAGAGGGTACCGAATACCACCTCCAGGAGCAGCAGCAGGCCCACCTCGGCGGCGGGCAGGTAGAGCGGGCCGCGCTGCAGCAGCGTCACCCCGGCCGGTACGATGAACAGGCAGAGCAAGGCCACCAGCAGCCAGCGGTCGATCGGCGGCATGGCGATCCCGCCCTTCCCCAGCAGCAGCACCATGGCCGCACTCCCGCCGACGATCAGGCCGTTGAAGACCAGCATGGGGCTCATGTCGACGCCGGGACGGCGGCGGCAGAGCGTGAAGTTGAGCGCCAGGGTCGTGGCCGCCATGAGGGCGAAGGCATTGCCCACCCAGGAGCCGGCCCCGGTATCGTCGAGCACGATCATCCCGATGCCCAGCATGCACAGCACGATCGCCAGCCAGGTACGCCGTGGCAGGCGCTCGCCTAGGATGGCACGGGAGAAGAGTGCGGCGATCAGCGGTGCCCCCGCCAGGATCAGCAGGACATTGCCCGCCTTGGTGTACTGGTTGCCCAGCACGAAGCCGCAGGTCGTGAGGCTGAAGAGCAGGGCCACGGCGATGCCCGTGCCCCCGCACCGCCGATAGGCCTCGAGGGTCCCGCGCCCGTGGCGCGCCAGCGCGATCAACAGGAACCCCAGCGCCGACAGAAGGCCCCGCCACATCAGGATCTCGGCATCCGGCAGGGCCGCCAGCTTGATCAGGAGGGCATCCGGCGACATGATCAGCGCGCCCCCGCCGGTCAGCAACAGGCCCTGCTGGCGGTGGGATAGGGACATGCCGTCATGCCTCCCGTCGATGAGGGGCCGCGATCACGGCCGGGCCGCCTGAAGGAGCGCAATGAGTTCCGGCACCATCCGGTCCTGCTCGACGATGCCCGCATAGAGCCCTTCGACCGCCTGGGCCAGGTCGCGGGAGGCCCCCAGCTCGTCGGTCATGGCGCGATAGTAGCCCAGGTCCTTGGTGGCATTGGCGACACTGAAGCGGAACCCGGACGGGTCTGCGGATTCGACGAAGGGACGCAGGCGCTCGAAGACCACCCCGCCACCACCGCCACGGCCCACGACCTCCAGGAAGGCCGCGTCGTCGATACCCGCCCGGCGTGATGCCGCCGCTGCCTCTGCCAGCACCGCCGAGAATCCCAGCGACACGAAGTTGTGCAGCAGCTTGAGGGTATGCCCCGCACTCACCTCACCGGCATGGGTGATGTTCTCGGCAAAGCTCTCGAGCAGCGGGAGAAGCTCGGCATAGAGCGCCTCCGGGGCCCCGACGATCAGGTTGAGTCGTCCCGCCTCGGCCTCCTTCGGCGTCCGGGTCATGGCCGCGTCCATGAAGCGCCCACCCGCCTCGTCGACCCGCCGGGCGACCTTCTCCGTCGAACTGGGCAGGGCGGTGGAACAGTCGATCACCACCGTGCCGGGCGCGAGCCCCTCCAGCACTCCGCCGGCCTCGAACAGGACCGCCTCGACCTGGGGGGAGCCGGTCACGCAGAGGATGACGACGTCAGCGGCCTCTGCCACCTCGCGTCCCGAGGTCCGCGCAGTGGCACCTGCGGCCAGCAGGTCGTCCACCGGCTGGTTGCCCGGGTGGTCGAGGAAGCACAGCCGATGACCGGACTGAAGCAGGTTGCGCGCGATGCCGTGGCCCATCAGGCCGACACCGACCAGCCCGACACGCACTGTCTCTGTCATAGGGATCTCCTTGTGCGACTGGATGCCGGCTGCCGAGGCGTCACCCATGCCGGATGGCCAGGGTCTTCAGCCGAGTGTAGCTACGCAGACCCTCGAAGCCTTTCTCGCGGCCGTGGCCGGAGCGCCCCACGCCACCGAAGGGAAGCTCGATGCCGCCGGCAGCCCCGTAGTTGTTGACGAACACCTGGCCGCTGCGGATGCCCTTGGCGAGTCGCAGCTGACGCCCGCCGTCCCGGGTCCAGATGCCCGCGCATAGCCCGAAGTCCGTGGCATTGGCCAGGGCCAGGGCCTCCGCCTCGTCCTCGAAGCACTGTACCGCCAGTACCGGCCCGAACAGCTCTTCCCTGACCACCTCGTGACCGGCAGGGATCTCGGTCAGGATCTGCGGCACCACGAAGTGGCCCCCGGCGGGCGCACTTTCGGCCAGCTGCCCCCGGGCCAGCACCCGGACGCCATCGGCCCGGGCGGCCTCGAGTCTCGCCTCGAGACCGGCCTTCTGTCGGGCATTGATCAGCGGGCCACAGTCGGCATCGGCCTCGCCAGCATCGCAGCGCAGCGACGAGAAGCGCTCGGCGAGGCGCGCCAGCAGGGGCTCGGCGACCTCACGCTGGACCAGCAGGCGACTGCCGGCCGAGCAGGTCTGGCCGGCATTCTGGATGATGCCCCGCACCACCGCTTCCAGCGCCGCCTCGAGATCGGCATCGGTGAAGATGATCTGTGGCGACTTGCCCCCCAGTTCCATGGTGACGGGCACGTGATGCACGGCCGCGGCCTGGGCCACCAGGGTGCCGGTTGCCGGGGAACCGGTGAAGGAAAGATGGTCGATGGCCGAGTGCGCGGACAGCGCGGCACCGGCCTCGCTGCCCAGGCCTGGCACGACATTGAGCACTCCCTCTGGCAGGCCCGCCTGCGTCGCCAGCTCGGCCAGGCGCAGCACGCTGAGGCAGGCCTCCTCCGCCGGCTTGAGCACCACGGTGTTCCCCGCCGCCAGGGCCGCGGCGACACAGCGACCGAAGATCTGGGCGGGATAGTTCCAGGGAATGATCTGGGCGCAGACCCCGTAGGGTTCGCGCCAGGTCATCACCGCGAAGTCGTTCTCGAAGGGAATCGTCTCGCCATGCAGCTTGTCGGCGGCCCCGCCATAGAAACGGAAGTAGCGGGCACAGGCGGTGATGTCACCACGGGCCTGGGTCATGGGCTTGCCGGTATCGGCACATTCCAGAGCG from Halomonas aestuarii encodes:
- a CDS encoding aldehyde dehydrogenase family protein; translation: MPALPEMPRHQALIGGEWVATRESLAVESPARGKVITRIARGQAEEIDEAVKAAGDAFAGRLGNWSDWNARRRSEWLLAFAATIEADHERLAALECADTGKPMTQARGDITACARYFRFYGGAADKLHGETIPFENDFAVMTWREPYGVCAQIIPWNYPAQIFGRCVAAALAAGNTVVLKPAEEACLSVLRLAELATQAGLPEGVLNVVPGLGSEAGAALSAHSAIDHLSFTGSPATGTLVAQAAAVHHVPVTMELGGKSPQIIFTDADLEAALEAVVRGIIQNAGQTCSAGSRLLVQREVAEPLLARLAERFSSLRCDAGEADADCGPLINARQKAGLEARLEAARADGVRVLARGQLAESAPAGGHFVVPQILTEIPAGHEVVREELFGPVLAVQCFEDEAEALALANATDFGLCAGIWTRDGGRQLRLAKGIRSGQVFVNNYGAAGGIELPFGGVGRSGHGREKGFEGLRSYTRLKTLAIRHG